The following proteins come from a genomic window of Pyxidicoccus sp. MSG2:
- a CDS encoding LysR substrate-binding domain-containing protein → MRYTDLDMELLRAFVTVVDAGGFTAAGARLGRTQAAVSIRIKRLEDLLERQVFDRSSRAPLLTRDGELLLSYARQILKLNDETVQRFIEPDSEGELRLGVVEYFVPQHLPIVLSRFTQAYPRVHIEVKVGLNVNLSELLQQGQLDMVICRRDHPRQGGRVVRRERLRWAATQDFCADAASALPVCSLPAPCIFRSRGLAALDSIGRAWRVIYTSESVTGVIAAAQAGLGAAILPESAMTGGLRPLTVEEGFPELGEIELAIFGEERAERKRLISTLVRFIEESLRPLDAPRLIG, encoded by the coding sequence ATGCGCTACACCGACCTGGACATGGAGCTGCTGCGGGCCTTCGTGACGGTGGTCGACGCGGGCGGGTTCACCGCGGCGGGGGCGCGGCTCGGGCGCACGCAGGCGGCCGTGAGCATTCGCATCAAGCGGCTGGAGGACCTGCTGGAGCGGCAGGTCTTCGACCGGAGCAGTCGTGCGCCGTTGCTCACCCGGGATGGGGAGCTGCTGCTGAGCTACGCGCGGCAGATTCTCAAGCTGAACGACGAGACGGTGCAGCGCTTCATCGAGCCGGACAGCGAAGGTGAGCTGCGGCTCGGGGTGGTGGAGTACTTCGTGCCGCAGCACCTGCCCATCGTCCTGTCCCGCTTCACGCAGGCGTATCCCCGGGTCCACATCGAGGTGAAGGTCGGGTTGAACGTGAACCTGTCCGAGCTGCTCCAGCAGGGACAGCTCGACATGGTCATCTGCCGGCGCGACCACCCGCGACAGGGGGGCAGGGTGGTGCGCCGGGAGCGACTGCGGTGGGCGGCCACGCAAGACTTCTGTGCCGACGCGGCTTCGGCGCTTCCCGTCTGCTCGCTGCCGGCGCCCTGCATCTTCCGCTCTCGGGGGCTCGCGGCCCTGGACTCCATTGGACGCGCCTGGCGCGTCATCTACACGAGCGAGAGCGTGACGGGGGTCATCGCCGCGGCGCAGGCGGGGCTGGGCGCCGCCATCCTGCCGGAGAGCGCCATGACGGGAGGACTGAGGCCCCTCACCGTCGAGGAGGGCTTCCCGGAGCTCGGGGAGATTGAGCTGGCCATCTTTGGAGAGGAGCGCGCGGAGCGGAAGCGGCTCATCTCCACGCTCGTGCGCTTCATCGAGGAGAGCCTGCGGCCACTCGATGCGCCCCGCCTCATCGGGTAG
- a CDS encoding alcohol dehydrogenase has translation MARKMKAVQVREARGPFEIVERDVPEPGPGQVRLAVEACGVCHSDAITKEGWMPIQYPRVPGHEVVGRIDRAGPGVTAWKEGQQVGVGWHGGHCGQCDACRVGDFVTCVVQQVCGISYDGGYAEYMVAPQDALARVPEGMNSVDAAPLLCAGVTTFNSLRHMDVRPGELVAVQGIGGLGHLGIQYARKLGYRTVAISRGGDKRQLALELGAHEYIDTEKGPAGEALQKLGGARVIMVTASSSRLASELVGGLGRNGTLLILGAGSEPIQVNGLQMLLKRLRVQGWPSGIPQDSQDTLAFSKLADVRSRNEVFPFERASEAYERMMSNHARFRVVLKVR, from the coding sequence ATGGCCAGGAAGATGAAGGCGGTTCAGGTGCGGGAGGCCCGGGGCCCATTTGAAATCGTAGAGCGGGACGTGCCCGAGCCCGGCCCCGGGCAGGTCCGCCTCGCGGTGGAAGCGTGTGGCGTCTGCCACAGTGATGCCATCACCAAGGAAGGCTGGATGCCCATCCAATATCCGCGGGTGCCGGGCCACGAGGTGGTGGGGCGCATCGACCGGGCGGGCCCCGGGGTGACCGCCTGGAAGGAGGGCCAGCAGGTGGGCGTGGGCTGGCACGGCGGCCACTGCGGCCAGTGTGACGCCTGCCGCGTCGGCGACTTCGTCACCTGTGTAGTGCAGCAGGTGTGCGGCATCAGCTACGACGGCGGCTACGCCGAGTACATGGTGGCTCCCCAGGACGCCCTCGCCCGGGTGCCCGAGGGAATGAACTCGGTGGACGCCGCGCCCCTGCTCTGCGCGGGCGTCACCACGTTCAACTCCCTGCGCCACATGGACGTGCGGCCGGGAGAACTGGTCGCGGTGCAGGGCATTGGCGGGCTCGGCCACCTGGGCATCCAGTACGCCCGCAAGCTCGGCTACCGCACCGTCGCCATCTCGCGTGGAGGGGACAAGCGGCAGCTCGCCCTCGAGCTCGGAGCACATGAGTACATCGACACGGAGAAAGGCCCGGCGGGCGAGGCACTCCAGAAGCTCGGCGGCGCGCGCGTCATCATGGTGACGGCCTCGAGCAGCCGTCTCGCGAGCGAACTGGTCGGGGGACTGGGCCGCAATGGCACGCTGCTGATTCTGGGCGCGGGTAGCGAGCCCATCCAGGTCAACGGCCTGCAGATGCTCCTGAAGCGCTTGCGCGTTCAGGGCTGGCCGAGCGGCATCCCCCAGGACTCGCAGGACACCCTGGCCTTCAGCAAGCTCGCCGACGTGCGCTCACGCAACGAGGTGTTCCCCTTCGAGCGCGCCTCCGAGGCCTACGAGCGCATGATGAGCAACCACGCCCGCTTCCGGGTGGTGCTCAAGGTTCGCTGA